A single region of the Malaclemys terrapin pileata isolate rMalTer1 chromosome 4, rMalTer1.hap1, whole genome shotgun sequence genome encodes:
- the SRSF5 gene encoding serine/arginine-rich splicing factor 5 isoform X1, translated as MSGCRVFIGRLNPAAREKDVERFFKGYGRIRDIDLKRGFGFVEFEDPRDADDAVYELDGKELCSERVTIEHARARSRGGRGRGRYSDRFSSRRPRNDRRNAPPVRTENRLIVENLSSRVSWQDLKDFMRQAGEVTFADAHRPKLNEGVVEFASYSDLKNAIEKLSGKEINGRKIKLIEGSKRHSRSRSRSRSRSRSSSRSRSRSRSRSRKSYTRSRSRSRSKSRSVSRSPMPEKSQKRGSSSRSKSPASVDRQRSRSRSRSVDSGN; from the exons ATGAGCGGCTGCCGCGTATTCATCGGGAGGTTGAACCCTGCAGCCAGGGAGAAGGACGTGGAGAGATTCTTCAAGGGATACGGACGCATCCGGGACATAGATCTGAAAAGGGGCTTCGGATTTGTG GAATTTGAAGATCCAAGGGATGCAGATGATGCAGTCTATGAACTGGATGGAAAGGAGCTCTGCAGTGAGAG GGTTACAATTGAACATGCACGGGCCCGTTCCAGAGGTGGCAGAGGCAGAGGGCGATACTCTGATCGCTTTAGTAGCCGCCGTCCACGTAATGACAGGAG AAATGCCCCACCTGTACGAACAGAAAACCGTCTGATAGTAGAGAATCTGTCTtcccgagtcagctggcag GATCTCAAAGACTTCATGAGGCAAGCTGGGGAAGTAACCTTTGCAGATGCACACAGGCCTAAGCTAAATGAAGG GGTGGTTGAGTTTGCCTCTTACAGTGACTTAAAGAATGCTATTGAAAAGCTCTCTGGCAAAGAAATCAATGGAAGGAAAATTAAACTAATCGAAGGCAGCAAAAGACACAG taggtccagaagcaggtcccgtTCCCGTAGCAGGAGCTCATCCAGGTCTCGCAGCCGTTCTCGTTCCCGAAGCCGCAAGTCTTACACCAGGTCCAGGAGTAGGAGCCGTAGCAAGTCTCGTTCAGTTAGTAGATCTCCAATGCCTGAGAAAAGCCAGAAACGGGGTTCTTCTAGTAGATCAAAATCTCCAGCATCTGTGGATCGGCAGAGGTCTCGGTCAAGGTCCAGATCTGTTGACAGTGGAAATTGA
- the SRSF5 gene encoding serine/arginine-rich splicing factor 5 isoform X2, with translation MSGCRVFIGRLNPAAREKDVERFFKGYGRIRDIDLKRGFGFVEFEDPRDADDAVYELDGKELCSERVTIEHARARSRGGRGRGRYSDRFSSRRPRNDRRNAPPVRTENRLIVENLSSRVSWQPICVVGLMTRSACGLS, from the exons ATGAGCGGCTGCCGCGTATTCATCGGGAGGTTGAACCCTGCAGCCAGGGAGAAGGACGTGGAGAGATTCTTCAAGGGATACGGACGCATCCGGGACATAGATCTGAAAAGGGGCTTCGGATTTGTG GAATTTGAAGATCCAAGGGATGCAGATGATGCAGTCTATGAACTGGATGGAAAGGAGCTCTGCAGTGAGAG GGTTACAATTGAACATGCACGGGCCCGTTCCAGAGGTGGCAGAGGCAGAGGGCGATACTCTGATCGCTTTAGTAGCCGCCGTCCACGTAATGACAGGAG AAATGCCCCACCTGTACGAACAGAAAACCGTCTGATAGTAGAGAATCTGTCTtcccgagtcagctggcag CCTATCTGTGTCGTTGGCCTTATGACGAGGAGTGCCTGTGGGTTATCCTAA